GAAATCATGGCTTACGAAGACGTCGAGCATGATGTCTGGGAGCGATACTTCCATACGAATGTGCTTGCAGCCAATGATTTATGCAAATACTATCTGCCCAAAATGTTGAGCAACGGCTTTGGACGCATTCTCTTTATTGCAAGCGAAGAAGCGCTAATGCCGTCTGGTCAAATGCCGCAATATGCGATGACCAAATCGATGCTGTTATCCTTGTCCAAGAGCTTATCCAAATTAACCGCAGGTGCGGAAGTAACGGTTAATTCCATTTTGCCGGGGCCAACGCTTTCCGAGAACGTGCATCAGATTATCGAGCATATTTATTCGGAAGAAGCTATCCCTTTTGCTGAAAAGGAGAAAAGATTTATGGCCGCAAATCTTCCCCAATCGGAGATTCAAAGGTTCATCAGGCCAAGCGAGATAGGCCGATTAGCTGCTTTTGTATGCAGCCCGGATGCTTCGGCTTTTAAAGGTTCGCCTATCCGTATGGATGGGGGAATGGTGCCGACTATTTTCTAAAACGGTTAACCATAAAAACGGCTGCCACAAGCGAATACTTGGGCAGCCGTTTTTTTATGCTTTTGGCTCGCTGATATTATACTTTACTTTCTCTTCATCGCTTAACGTATAGAAATGCGTTACACTGCGCAGAAACGTTGTCCCGTCCGCAATTTTGACCATATCGTCATTGTAGGCAATGATCGGAAGAGGCGGTCTTAACCGCATCCGGTCCTGATATACGATAACAGGCTCTTTGGAAGCCATTACTTTCCGGATCTCTTCATCCGTTTTTAGCTCATTTGCAGCTGTAATGTGAGGGGTTTCGATCATGAATAATCCTCCTAAATAAGTTTGCTTCGCAAGCCTTCCTCGCAACATTCGCTAAACAGACATTGAATACTAGCATGTCCCTTTAAAGTCCGAAACATTCTTTAGGCAGCGAAAAAGATATTGCAGACCGATTCCTCATGCAATAGACGGTAAAAATTTGCATATACCAATTTACGGCAGGTTACACTATGTGTCAGGAGGTCTAGCGCCATGACGGATGTGAACAGAACAGAGAGCCGGAATGGCGAATTGCCAGCGGCTCTGTCTCTTTTTATGGAACAGATTCAAGCCCGGTTTGGCACAAGCAGTGATCTGATCTATCGACAGTTACGGATTGGAGCATACCAGGCTGTAATCATATACATAGAGGGATTAAGCGAGCCCCGCTATATTATTGAAGCGATTCATAAGGACAGCTCTTTATTCGAAGCTATGGATAGCGGGCATCCCGCAACATGCCAGCAGCTGTTGTACGAAAGAACCATTACGCAAGGCAAAGTGGGATTTATCCGAACTTACGAGGAGCTTGAAGCTCAACTGTTAAGCGGAAATGCCATTGTATATATAGAAGGGGCAACCACAGCGCTGTATGTCGGAGCAGCGGCGCTTAAGCAGCGAGCCGTGCAAGAGGCAACCTCCCAATCGGTGGTTCGTGGTCCGCGGGAAGGCTTTACGGAGTCTTTGCAGGAAAACACGGCCCTTGTCCGGCGTCGAATTCAAAACCCCAAGCTCCGTAACGAGTACCGAAAGTTTGGAGAACAGACGAATACCGGTGTCTCTGTCATGTATGTAGAAGGGATAGCGGACCAACAGGTGCTTACCGAGCTTCGAAGAAGGCTGGATAAGCTCAAGCTCGATAGCGTGCTAGAAAGCAACTATATCGAAGAAATGATTCAGGATAAGAAATACAGCCCCTTTCCAACCGTCTATAATACGGAACGTCCGGATGTCGTCGCTTCGGCGCTGTTGGAAGGGCGTATTGCGATACTGGTTGAAGGCACGCCGTTTGTTCTTATCGTTCCTGCCGTGTTTGCGCAATTTTTTCAGTCCAGCGAGGATTATTATCAACGGGGAGACTTTGCGAGTCTGGTACGTCTGCTCCGCTACGTGTGCTTTCTGGTTTCTTTGCTGACACCATCTTTTTATATTGCGATTACAACGTTTCATCAAGAGATGATTCCGACCAACCTGCTCGTTAGTCTGATCGGGCAACGCGAAGGAATACCGTTTCCCGCTTTTATCGAAGCGATGATTATGGAAGTTACGTTTGAAATCTTGCGGGAGGCCGGGATCCGCCTGCCGAAATCGATTGGTCAGTCCGTATCCATCGTAGGTACGCTTGTTATCGGACAAGCGGCCGTAGAGGCAGGGCTGGTGTCGGCGGCTATGGTTATCGTAGTCTCCATTACCGCGATTTCGAACTTTGCCTTGCCGGCCTTTAATATCGGCATATCGGTTCGGATGCTCCGTTTTATCATCATGGGAATTTCCGCATCCTTTGGACTGTACGGGATCATTATCGCGATGATTATGATCGCCATGCATCTTTGCAGCCTGCAGTCTTTAGGCGTTCCTTACATGAAATCAATGGCTCCAATGAACTGGAATAGCCAGAAGGATACCTTCCTGAGGCTATCGCGCCGAACCGTAAAAAAGTATTTCAGCAAAGAGTAGTTAATGCCATTAATTAAAAGGCGGGATCGTTGCCGATGTTCAAGCGCAGATGGGCTCTCTCCTTAATAATAATAAGCTTGATGTTGCTGCCCGGGTGTTGGAGCCGGAAAGAATTGAATGAATTGGCCGTCGTAATGGCGCTAGGAGTCGACCTTCACGAGAAAGGCTTCACAGTGTCGGCGCAAGTTCTGAATTCGGGGAGTCTCGGCAAGCAAAAAGAAAATTCGTTCGGCAGTCTGCCCGTTGTTACTTACAAAGCAACGGGTGCTACTATACCGGATGCCCTGCAGCGTATGCTTAGCTCGGCGCCGCGATTAATGTACCTTTCCCATATTCGCGTGCTTGTGCTTGGAGAAGGGTTAGCCCGCAAAGGGATAAGCGATGTGCTTGATTTCGTAGCTCGTGACCATCAGCTTAGGGATGACTTCTATATGCTGGTAGCCAAGGGCTCCAAAGCGGATGAGGTGTTGGAAATCATGACGCCATTCGAACATGTCCCGGCAAGTTCCCTTTATTCTTCCATTATGGTTGCCAATAAGAATTGGGCGGCTACAGGCAAAGTAACAATTAAAACATTTGTTACCGAGCTTGAGAGAGGCGGTTCCAACCCTATCCTGTCGGGAGTCGAAGTGCATGGCAACGTCGACACGGGAAGCTCCTTGAAAAACATTCAGGCAACTACGCCCAAAACGATGCTGCATCATGCGGGGATTGCCGTATTCCAAAAAGATAAGCTTGTGGGTTGGCTGGACGAGTCCGCGAGCAAGGCTGTCAATTATATGTTGAATGGCGTTAATACGACCATCGGGAATATTCCATGCCCCGGTGATGACGGATCGGTCGGCTTTATTATTTACGGAGCCAAGAGAACCTACGGTGTAAAGCTTAACGAAGAAGGCAGGCCGGAATTTTCGGTGAAATTGAAAATAGAAGCGAACGTAAACGCCGTACAGTGCACGATCGACCTTAGCAAAGCGGCCAATATGGAAGAAATCGGCCATATTTTGGAGGATAAGTTCAACAGTAATATATCCCGGCACATTAAGAAGGTTCAACAGGAATACGGCTCGGATATATTCGGCTTTGGCGAGGAGCTCCATCGGAAATATCCGAAGGCATGGAAGAAGTACCGCGAGAATTGGGATGAGGTCTTCCGGACCTCCCCGGTGTCTGTGAAGACGGAAGTCCAAATGCGGCGTGTCGGTTCCATCGTTCAATCGCTGGAGCGGCAGATGGAGGAGAAATGAACTGGGATATTGGACTGATGGTATTTCTGGCGGTTGTTCTTGTGACGGAAATTCCAAAAATAGTAAAGTTCAAATCCGCGCGGGATATGACAGCCTTTCTCCTTGTATGGGGATTAGCTACTGTGGCTTTGATAGCCAATTGGCTGGAATGGCCTTATCTTCGGCCCCTAGATTGGGTGAAAGCTGTAACCGGACTTTTAACAGGTTGATGAGAAAGGGGAACGCACTTGGTGATGCAAGACAAACAAGCACAAATCGATACGAAGCAGTTCTTTATATTTGCCTTTTGCCTGACGATTGGTACATCCATTCTGGTCACGCCTGCCGGGATCGCGCATATAGCCAGGGAAGATGCATGGATTGCTTCGTTGATTAGTCTCATCATTAACGCGGGTATGGTTATTCTCTATATCGCTCTTTGCCGCCTTTATCCCGGCCAAACGCTGTTCGAGATCCTTGAGAGCGTCTTTGGCAAATGGCTGGGGAAGGGAATAACACTGCTCTATTTATTTTATTTTCTTGTATTATCCGGAACCTTGTTAGGGAATCTTGGTTTCTTCCTAACCAGTGAAATGATGCCGGAAACGCCGATAGAGGCTATCGAAATGTTATTCCTGTTTGCAGCGGTTATGAGTGCGCGCTTAGGGGTTGTGGTGCTGGCGAGAGTCAGCGAGCTCCTGTTTCCGTGGGTATTCTTCCTGTATCTTATCCTGATTCTTTCTCTTACTCCCCAGATTCAGTGGGAGCATATCCAGCCTGTGCTGGAGGAAGGCATGATGCCTGCGCTTAAGGCTGGCGGACATAACTCCATGTTTCAAGAGCTTGTTGTCTTAATGATGTTTTATCCGTTGATAAACACGAATAAAGGCAGCTGGAAGCCTTACCTTACCGGATCACTGGCAGGCAACCTTGCTCTATTTCTCATTGTGCTCCTAAGCATCCTGGTGCTTGGAATCGAACAAACGGAGAACAGCACCTTTCCGGCTTTTGAACTGGCCAAAGATATTAACGTAGGCAATTTTTTTCAAAGGGTAGAGGGCATTTTGATTACGATTTGGATTTTAACCTTCTTTATCAAAATTTCGTTGCTGTTCCATTCGACTTTAAGCGGCCTGCGTACCGTATTCGGAATGAAGGATCCCAGTCATCTGATTCTGCCGCTTGCCGTCATTTTCATCATAATCGCTTGGAATACCTATATTAATACCGTTTATGTCGGCGAAATTATTCAGAAGGTATGGGGGAAAGCCTCGTCTTTTTATTTAATTATTGTTCCGGTTCTGCTTTTAGGTCTTGGATTTGTGCGACAAAAATGGAAAACAGCGCACCAATCCTCTTAAACGGATCGTAAAACAGAAAAAATGCGGTGGTTTTTGAAAAAACCGCACAAATCATGATTCACAAGCCGTGTCGAAGATACTATACTTGTTCCTAGATAATGATAATCAATTTCATTTATAGGAGTCAGTCGAACATGAAAAAAATGACGCGCTTTACACAATCGGCAATTATTCTAATGTTAATTGCCCTCTTGGCCGCATGCGGCAGCAACAATAACGGAAATGCGGAGTCAACCACGCCTTCGGCCAATGCTTCATCGGCGAGTTCGTCCGAAGAGCCTGCTGACGATAACGCAGTACGTACTTTGAAGGATGCAATGGGGCATGAAGTGAAAGTGCCTGCCCATCCGAAAAAGGTGCTTGCGCCGTTTCTGGAAGACCCGCTTACCGCACTAGGCTTAAAGCCAGCGGCACAATGGGGTGCTGCCGGCGTACCGCAGCAATATTTGCAGGATCAGCTTAATGACGTTCCTGTCTTGAATATGGAGGGCGGGATGAAGCCGGAGGAGGCTCTGTCCTACAGCCCTGATCTTATCATCTTCCTGGCGCCGACTTATCTGGCGGACGGAAGCTACGAGCAATTTGCAAAAATTGCTCCAACCTATGTCTTGTCCGACAACGAAGCGGACTGGCGGGGAAATCTAGAGAAGCTAGGCGCGCTGCTCAATGAAGAAGAAGCCGTAAAGACGGCACTTGAGAAGTTTGACAAGAAGGTAGAGGATGCGAAGGCACAGTTAGGCGCTATTCCTGCCGAGAAAACAGCTGTCCTGCTGCAAGCGGACGGAGAGAAGGGCTTTAAGCTGTTTGGACCAAACTTCTATGGGGGCGAGACGCTCTACAAAACGCTTGGATTCAAGCAGCCTGCCTTTGTAACGGGCGATTACGATACGTTCTCGATTGAGAAGCTTGCGGATTTGAAGGACGTTGATTATATCTTCGTCATCTCGGGTCCGGGACGCGGCAAGCCTCCTGCAGACAATTCATTGTGGAAGTCTTTACAGGCGGTCCAGAACAACCAAGTATTCGATGCGGATTCCGGCCATTGGTTTAACGCCAATATTATCGCTAACGGACTCATCATTGACGATGTATTAAAGGTTATCCATGATTAATAAAAGAACCGGTCCTGGCCAGCAATCAATGATTGCGGCCAGGCTTTGTTATCGGCTGTTGAATATACAGGTGCTTCGGGATGATCCGCAAGCGCCTGTTTCCGATCGTTCCTTTATCAAGACGGATTCCCAATTGCTACTCCTGTCAAATTCAAGTGACGGACGACTAATTATAGACGGGCGGCTGCACCTTCTGAAGCCGGGCTGGATGTATGTCTGTGCGCCTGGACAATTAATCGAATGGACCAATTATGTCGGTCAGCCGCTGGAGCTGTTAATGCTTGAATTCCTTTCTCTTGAACGGACGACAGTATCCAAGGAACCTCAAGACCCCTCCCTGGCATCCGGCTCAGAGCCGCTTTTCCCGTTCCTGAGCGAGCCTGTAATATCTCCCGCCGTAGTGTCCGGTCAGCTATACGATACGATCCGGGATAGCTGGAAACAGGGTACGGCATCGGCTTGGCTTCGTTCTGAAGCGGGGATGCTCGAGCTGCTTAGTCTTGTGTTATCCCATCAGGAGCGGCAGACGGAAATGGCGCTAGAGATGGCGCGGCTAGAGCTTGAACGGCACTATACGAGCGAAATTGCCATTGACTCGCTGGCGCGTATTGCTGGACATAGCCGCTTTCACTTCATGAGGTTGTTCAAGGAGCGTTATGGCAAAGGGGTAGCCGAGTATAGAACGGAGCTTAGGCTTCGGGAAGCTAAGCGTCTCATGAGCGAAGAGAATTTGACGCTTGCCGAAATCGTTGAGCGGATTGGCTACAAGAACGAAAGCTATTTCAGCAGCTTGTTCAAGAAGCACACGGGTTTCGCACCGGTTGTTTACCAGCGGAACCGGCAGCAGAGGATCGCCGCGTATAGCTGGATTAACTTCGGGCAGCTGTTAGCGCTGCAGATGATTCCGATTGCAGCGCCGCTCGATCAATATTGGACCGACCGCTATCGGAATAGATACGATTTTGAAGTGATAACACCGCTTAGCCATCACTATGAATTTAATCTTAATGCCCTTCGTCAAGCTGATCCCGACCGAATTGTGGCGATTGAAGAATTTATCCCTCCGGAAGAACAAGATAAGCTAAGAGCGCTGGCACCTGTCTTATTTCTTAGCTGGAAGGATAATTGGCGCTCTCATCTGACGAAATTGGCCCGGTTCTTGAACCGTGAAGAGGATGCCGAGGCATGGCTGAGAAGGTACGATCGGGATGTTATCGCCGTCAAAAATAAAATAGCTCCGCAACTAGGCCGGAAAACGGTTCTTGTGCTTGCAGTCGGAAACAGCCAATTATCGGTATGGGGTTATTTAGCGGGCACTGTTCTCTACGATGATCTGGAGCTGGGTATGCCAGAGGCTGTACGGGATATTGAATGGCTCAAGCAGGTAACGTCTTCCGAGTTATCAGGCTTCCAGGCTGACCGGATTCTTGTTCATATTGAACGGACCAAGGCTGCGGAGGAGCGATGGGCGTTGCTTTCCCGAAGCCAGGACTGGCATTCGCTGCCGGCAGTACAGGCCGGAGCTATTCATATCGTGTTCGGATACGGATGCTTTGAGGGACCATGGAATGAGTATGCGGCCGAACCTATAGGACGATTGCTGAATGATATACCTGGGCTGTTTGGTCTTGCGGAGGGTTAGGATCAGGTACGGGGACCCTATTAGAAAACCATACTCCATATGGTATAATAGAGGAATATTTCCTATCTTAACGAGGAGCCCATGAACTGATGCCAAATCTTACAAAGCTATTTATCAGCTCCGTTGCTCAGGATGCATTGACGCCGCTAAGAAACCGGACATTCGAGGAATTTACCTTGCTGGGCCATCAGCCGGAGATGTATGAGCGAACATTCGGGCCTTGGCCGATGGATGTAAGCGGGGTAGAGCACTGTTTGAACAAGGTCAGGGAATCCGATATTTTTTGCCTGTTTCTCTATAATAAAGGCGGCAGCATGACCGACACGGGCTACACGGTCACACATCGGGAATTCTTGACGGCTCTTAACGCAGGAAAAACATTGTTTCTCTATGCGGAGCCTACCGTAACGAAGAAATATTTTATGTCCGTTCGCCGGGCTATGTATAACTTTATTGAGCGATACAAGCAAAGTCATCGCAGAGAGCCGTCCAATCGCGAGCTAATGGATCATCTCGAGCTGACCGCGGAAGCTCAGCCCTCCGAAATTCCGAGCAAATACGAAATCGATCTGTATATTTGGGTCATGCTCTATGACATTATCGACAGACATGGCAACTATCTGCTAGATATGCCGATTGGGGTAGGTATCGATTGGAAGCCTGTACTTAGCGATATTCTAAGAGAAGGGGCTTCTTACTTTCCAAAAAAAGCGGAATACATGGAAAGTATAGATACCCTTGCGGCGTTAGTGGAGTTCTCCGAATTTGTTCAGAAGGTTGTTAAGGACCATCTGATAATCCGGGAGCTGTCACAGCTAAGGCTGTTATTGGCACGTCTTCAAGGCACTATCAAAGGGGCGGAGATCAAGCAGCTCCGTATCCATGACCTTACGCTTGGCAAGCTTCGAAACTGTGCGGCGATCTGTCTGTTTCGGCACAACAATGACGTATTGTCCTGCATTGAGGCGGCAGGGGATACGGCCGGCGGCTATTCGTTTCATGTGAGCGACCCTAACTCTTACGTATCTTTTACATACAACACAAGAGACGAAGGAGAGCCGGTATTGTTCTATACGGAGGCCAAACGTACGTTTTACCTGTTGTATAAGCTGGGAGAGTACGTGATCTCTTATCATTTTCCCGAAGAAACAAAATGGAACCAAAATATGTACGTGGACTACACGGATGATATAAAAAATGGTATACTGATGGCATCTTCCAACGTTATGATTTTTGATTTCATCCATTCCGCATTAAGGGGGTTGCAGAAATGAGCTTGAACAAAATTAAGATGCGACGGGTTCAGAACACGGACCATCCCAAATATTCGATTCATCCTGATTTTAACCCTGCAACCAAGGTCGTAATCGTCAACAAGGGGATTACGATTGGCTTAACGGGACGCAAATTGCCTGAGCTGCCTAAGGATTCCGTTTTGTTTGTCGATACGAATCGTACAGACACGTACACTTCCCGCAACAAGCTGCAGCGGATGAAAGAACTTAACCAATCCTTAAAGAGCTCAATCCTCGTATCGGAGGCATAATAGAAAATTTAACTAGGACCCGCAGCTAGCGGGTCTTTTGTGTAAATATCGGGTAATAACATTCTGAACAAGGAGGCGGCTTACCGTGGAAGAAGTGAATTTTAATCAACAGAACATGTTCGCGCATGTTTTTAACTATGCTCCGATTGGAATCGCATTGATCTCACTCGACCGAAGGTGGATTGACGTTAATCCGGCTGCATGCCAGATCCTCGGACATAAAAGGTCGGAGCTGATGACGCTTGATCCGGCCGAGCTGATTTTCTCATCCAGACGCGAGAACCTGAGCAGAAAGTTCAAGCAGCTGTTGGAAGGAAAAATCCCGACCTTAAATCTGGAAAAAAGATATCTGCTGAAAGACGGCGCTATCGTATGGGTGTCCCTGCACATCTCCTTAGTTAGAGACGGTTCGGACGGGCAGCCTTGGTATTATATCGCCCAAATCGTTGATATTACCGCAACCAAGATGAGCGAGCAGAAGCTGCAGGAATCGGTAGAGCGATATACGTCACTTAAGAAATACAATCACGATACGATCATATCCTTCGACCTGCAGGGCAAGATTATCGGCGGAAACGTGATGGCGGAGAAGTTGACCGGGCGGCTGGTATCGGAATTAATCGGGACAAGCATTGCCAGCGTTATTGGGGAAGACAAGCTGGCGCGCATACTGGCCGATAATGAACCGTATACCGAAATTGAAAGCTCCATTAACGATGTCCTGCATGTAGACGGTTCTTATGTAGAAGTTCTGGTTACGATCGCGCCTATTATCGTAAATAATCGAAGCATCGGCTTCTATTTGCTGATCAAAGACATTACGGAACAGAAAAAGCTGCTGATCGAAAAAGAAACGGCCGTGCGTACAAATGAGGTGAAGAGCGAATTTATGGCAATGATGAGCCACGAAATCCGCACTCCGATGAACGGGGTAATCGGTATGACCGATTTGCTTCTTGATACGCCGCTGGATGAAGAGCAGAAGGAATACGTAACAATTATACGTAAGAGCGGGGAAACGCTGCTTGGCATTATTAACGATATTCTCGATTTCTCTAAAGTGGAATCCGGCAATGCGGAATTGACGGAGGAGCCTTTTAATCTAAATACGGCAATTGCGGAAACCTTTGATACCTTAATGCCCAAGGCAATGGAGAAAAATCTGGAGTTCAAGGTATGCATCAGTCCGGGAATTCCGCAAAATATTATTGGCGATTCACTCAAGATCCGTCAGATTATGCTGAACTTGATCGGCAATGCCATCAAATTTACGCCAAGAGGTTCTATCGGCGTCTCCATAGACAAAGCCGAGGCCGAAGGCGCGAATGTCAGACTTCATTTTGCCGTAAAGGATACGGGGATAGGAGTTCCGGAGGACAAAGTGCCTTATTTGTTTGAGCCGTTCTATCAAGCGGATCATTTTATGGTGAGGCAGGAGGGCGGAACCGGTCTAGGACTTGCCATTACGCGTAAGCTGGTTCAATTAATGGACGGCCAGATTTACTGCGAGCCCAATCCTGGCGGAGGAACGATATTCCGGTTCCATATTTTGATCCAAGCCGAGCTGCTGACGTCAATTCCAGTACATGAATCCATTACGGAAAAAGCGCCGCAGCCGGAGGAGGAACTCTCCATTCTGATCGCGGAAGATAACGAGGTTAACCGTCTGGTGTTGATCCGTATGCTGGAAAAGCTTGGCTATCGTCCAAAAGCGGTATCCAACGGTGCCGAAGTTGTGGAAGAGGTTCGCAGGAAGAAATACGATATTGTATTTATGGATATACAGATGCCGGTTATGAATGGAATGGAAGCATCGAAAATTCTACGCAAGACCATTGAACCGGGTAATCTGCCTTACATCGTTGCCGTCACGGCAAACGCGCTGGTTGGCGACCGGGAGCGGTATATGAGTGCGGGTATGAACGAATATATCAGCAAGCCCCTGCACAGCTCGGCTGTTCTTACCGTGATTCAGAAATGCTTAGAAGGTAAGCGAAGGAAAATAACGAGTTAACTCTATAGTAAATAATAAGCCGCGCAGGAGC
This region of Paenibacillus sp. JDR-2 genomic DNA includes:
- a CDS encoding ABC transporter substrate-binding protein — protein: MKKMTRFTQSAIILMLIALLAACGSNNNGNAESTTPSANASSASSSEEPADDNAVRTLKDAMGHEVKVPAHPKKVLAPFLEDPLTALGLKPAAQWGAAGVPQQYLQDQLNDVPVLNMEGGMKPEEALSYSPDLIIFLAPTYLADGSYEQFAKIAPTYVLSDNEADWRGNLEKLGALLNEEEAVKTALEKFDKKVEDAKAQLGAIPAEKTAVLLQADGEKGFKLFGPNFYGGETLYKTLGFKQPAFVTGDYDTFSIEKLADLKDVDYIFVISGPGRGKPPADNSLWKSLQAVQNNQVFDADSGHWFNANIIANGLIIDDVLKVIHD
- a CDS encoding spore germination protein, producing MTDVNRTESRNGELPAALSLFMEQIQARFGTSSDLIYRQLRIGAYQAVIIYIEGLSEPRYIIEAIHKDSSLFEAMDSGHPATCQQLLYERTITQGKVGFIRTYEELEAQLLSGNAIVYIEGATTALYVGAAALKQRAVQEATSQSVVRGPREGFTESLQENTALVRRRIQNPKLRNEYRKFGEQTNTGVSVMYVEGIADQQVLTELRRRLDKLKLDSVLESNYIEEMIQDKKYSPFPTVYNTERPDVVASALLEGRIAILVEGTPFVLIVPAVFAQFFQSSEDYYQRGDFASLVRLLRYVCFLVSLLTPSFYIAITTFHQEMIPTNLLVSLIGQREGIPFPAFIEAMIMEVTFEILREAGIRLPKSIGQSVSIVGTLVIGQAAVEAGLVSAAMVIVVSITAISNFALPAFNIGISVRMLRFIIMGISASFGLYGIIIAMIMIAMHLCSLQSLGVPYMKSMAPMNWNSQKDTFLRLSRRTVKKYFSKE
- a CDS encoding AraC family transcriptional regulator; protein product: MINKRTGPGQQSMIAARLCYRLLNIQVLRDDPQAPVSDRSFIKTDSQLLLLSNSSDGRLIIDGRLHLLKPGWMYVCAPGQLIEWTNYVGQPLELLMLEFLSLERTTVSKEPQDPSLASGSEPLFPFLSEPVISPAVVSGQLYDTIRDSWKQGTASAWLRSEAGMLELLSLVLSHQERQTEMALEMARLELERHYTSEIAIDSLARIAGHSRFHFMRLFKERYGKGVAEYRTELRLREAKRLMSEENLTLAEIVERIGYKNESYFSSLFKKHTGFAPVVYQRNRQQRIAAYSWINFGQLLALQMIPIAAPLDQYWTDRYRNRYDFEVITPLSHHYEFNLNALRQADPDRIVAIEEFIPPEEQDKLRALAPVLFLSWKDNWRSHLTKLARFLNREEDAEAWLRRYDRDVIAVKNKIAPQLGRKTVLVLAVGNSQLSVWGYLAGTVLYDDLELGMPEAVRDIEWLKQVTSSELSGFQADRILVHIERTKAAEERWALLSRSQDWHSLPAVQAGAIHIVFGYGCFEGPWNEYAAEPIGRLLNDIPGLFGLAEG
- a CDS encoding DUF4062 domain-containing protein, coding for MPNLTKLFISSVAQDALTPLRNRTFEEFTLLGHQPEMYERTFGPWPMDVSGVEHCLNKVRESDIFCLFLYNKGGSMTDTGYTVTHREFLTALNAGKTLFLYAEPTVTKKYFMSVRRAMYNFIERYKQSHRREPSNRELMDHLELTAEAQPSEIPSKYEIDLYIWVMLYDIIDRHGNYLLDMPIGVGIDWKPVLSDILREGASYFPKKAEYMESIDTLAALVEFSEFVQKVVKDHLIIRELSQLRLLLARLQGTIKGAEIKQLRIHDLTLGKLRNCAAICLFRHNNDVLSCIEAAGDTAGGYSFHVSDPNSYVSFTYNTRDEGEPVLFYTEAKRTFYLLYKLGEYVISYHFPEETKWNQNMYVDYTDDIKNGILMASSNVMIFDFIHSALRGLQK
- a CDS encoding PAS domain S-box protein, translated to MEEVNFNQQNMFAHVFNYAPIGIALISLDRRWIDVNPAACQILGHKRSELMTLDPAELIFSSRRENLSRKFKQLLEGKIPTLNLEKRYLLKDGAIVWVSLHISLVRDGSDGQPWYYIAQIVDITATKMSEQKLQESVERYTSLKKYNHDTIISFDLQGKIIGGNVMAEKLTGRLVSELIGTSIASVIGEDKLARILADNEPYTEIESSINDVLHVDGSYVEVLVTIAPIIVNNRSIGFYLLIKDITEQKKLLIEKETAVRTNEVKSEFMAMMSHEIRTPMNGVIGMTDLLLDTPLDEEQKEYVTIIRKSGETLLGIINDILDFSKVESGNAELTEEPFNLNTAIAETFDTLMPKAMEKNLEFKVCISPGIPQNIIGDSLKIRQIMLNLIGNAIKFTPRGSIGVSIDKAEAEGANVRLHFAVKDTGIGVPEDKVPYLFEPFYQADHFMVRQEGGTGLGLAITRKLVQLMDGQIYCEPNPGGGTIFRFHILIQAELLTSIPVHESITEKAPQPEEELSILIAEDNEVNRLVLIRMLEKLGYRPKAVSNGAEVVEEVRRKKYDIVFMDIQMPVMNGMEASKILRKTIEPGNLPYIVAVTANALVGDRERYMSAGMNEYISKPLHSSAVLTVIQKCLEGKRRKITS
- a CDS encoding SDR family NAD(P)-dependent oxidoreductase; the protein is MDMRLTNKTALVTGSTKGIGKAIAIELAREGVHVLINGRDAEEAERTVQEIKALFPATSPQNAAADLTDRKQVEALFERHSQVDIVVNNAGVYEIMAYEDVEHDVWERYFHTNVLAANDLCKYYLPKMLSNGFGRILFIASEEALMPSGQMPQYAMTKSMLLSLSKSLSKLTAGAEVTVNSILPGPTLSENVHQIIEHIYSEEAIPFAEKEKRFMAANLPQSEIQRFIRPSEIGRLAAFVCSPDASAFKGSPIRMDGGMVPTIF
- a CDS encoding Ger(x)C family spore germination protein, producing the protein MFKRRWALSLIIISLMLLPGCWSRKELNELAVVMALGVDLHEKGFTVSAQVLNSGSLGKQKENSFGSLPVVTYKATGATIPDALQRMLSSAPRLMYLSHIRVLVLGEGLARKGISDVLDFVARDHQLRDDFYMLVAKGSKADEVLEIMTPFEHVPASSLYSSIMVANKNWAATGKVTIKTFVTELERGGSNPILSGVEVHGNVDTGSSLKNIQATTPKTMLHHAGIAVFQKDKLVGWLDESASKAVNYMLNGVNTTIGNIPCPGDDGSVGFIIYGAKRTYGVKLNEEGRPEFSVKLKIEANVNAVQCTIDLSKAANMEEIGHILEDKFNSNISRHIKKVQQEYGSDIFGFGEELHRKYPKAWKKYRENWDEVFRTSPVSVKTEVQMRRVGSIVQSLERQMEEK
- a CDS encoding GerAB/ArcD/ProY family transporter is translated as MQDKQAQIDTKQFFIFAFCLTIGTSILVTPAGIAHIAREDAWIASLISLIINAGMVILYIALCRLYPGQTLFEILESVFGKWLGKGITLLYLFYFLVLSGTLLGNLGFFLTSEMMPETPIEAIEMLFLFAAVMSARLGVVVLARVSELLFPWVFFLYLILILSLTPQIQWEHIQPVLEEGMMPALKAGGHNSMFQELVVLMMFYPLINTNKGSWKPYLTGSLAGNLALFLIVLLSILVLGIEQTENSTFPAFELAKDINVGNFFQRVEGILITIWILTFFIKISLLFHSTLSGLRTVFGMKDPSHLILPLAVIFIIIAWNTYINTVYVGEIIQKVWGKASSFYLIIVPVLLLGLGFVRQKWKTAHQSS